In Solea senegalensis isolate Sse05_10M linkage group LG18, IFAPA_SoseM_1, whole genome shotgun sequence, a single window of DNA contains:
- the sost gene encoding sclerostin, translating into MQVSLTLLVSSAALLLLQGCCTAVKGWKVLKNDATEILPEYRENTRTVQEAVPQANSGRNSSSTANNRAKTGGRGANTVSYSASELSCRELRSTRYITDGSCRSAKPVRELVCSGQCMPSHLMPNSILRGKWWRSNASEYRCIPAHSRTQRVQLQCPSGNTRTYKIRVVTSCKCKRFRPHHNQSEAKEVPKTQRNKKHGRSSQDRKKNNTPLMGNSY; encoded by the exons ATGCAGGTGTCTCTGACCCTCCTCGTCTCCAGcgcggcgctgctgctgctccaaggATGCTGCACCGCAGTGAAGGGATGGAAGGTACTAAAAAATGATGCTACGGAGATTTTACCGGAGTACAGAGAAAACACTCGGACTGTCCAGGAGGCAGTGCCACAGGCGAACAGCGGcagaaatagcagtagcacagcGAATAACAGGGCGAAAACCGGCGGAAGAGGCGCAAACACAGTCTCTTACA GTGCCTCAGAGCTGAGCTGTAGGGAGCTGCGTTCCACCCGCTACATCACCGACGGATCCTGCCGCAGTGCCAAACCTGTGAGGGAGCTGGTGTGCTCGGGCCAGTGCATGCCATCGCATCTCATGCCAAACTCCATCCTCCGCGGCAAGTGGTGGAGGAGCAACGCCTCGGAATACCGCTGCATCCCGGCACACTCCCGGACGCAGAGGGTGCAGCTGCAGTGTCCTAGCGGCAACACGCGGACTTACAAAATCCGCGTGGTCACGTCCTGCAAGTGCAAACGCTTCAGGCCTCATCACAACCAGTCGGAGGCCAAGGAGGTCCCGAAGACGCAGCGGAACAAGAAGCACGGCCGCTCATCTCAAGATCGGAAAAAGAACAACACGCCGCTGATGGGAAACTCGTACTGA